From a region of the Listeria monocytogenes ATCC 19117 genome:
- a CDS encoding TIGR01212 family radical SAM protein (This family includes YhcC from E. coli K-12, an uncharacterized radical SAM protein.), with protein MKQTNPFVYSNDNKRYHTWNYCLREEFGQKTYKVALDGGFDCPNRDGTVAHGGCTFCSAAGSGDFAGNRALDLKVQFQQVRDKMQTKWKDGKCIAYFQAFTNTHAPVAELREKFETVLNEPGVVGLSIATRPDCLPDDVVEYLAELNERTYLWLELGLQSAHDETGRLINRAHDYDCYLEGVHKLQKHNIRICTHIINGLPKETPEMMMETTRKVVESGVDGIKIHLLHLLKGTPMVEDYKKGDLEFLTRDGYVNLVADQLEILPPEMVIHRITGDGGVDDLIGPVWSLNKFEVLNAIDAELVRRDSWQGKHYQPVEVISE; from the coding sequence GTGAAACAAACGAATCCATTTGTATATAGCAATGATAATAAAAGATATCATACATGGAACTACTGCTTAAGAGAAGAATTTGGGCAAAAGACATACAAAGTGGCGCTTGATGGCGGCTTTGATTGTCCCAATCGTGACGGTACGGTAGCGCATGGTGGTTGTACATTTTGTAGCGCGGCTGGTTCTGGGGACTTTGCTGGCAACCGAGCGCTTGATTTAAAAGTACAATTCCAGCAAGTGCGCGACAAGATGCAAACGAAATGGAAAGACGGGAAATGTATCGCTTATTTCCAAGCTTTCACGAATACACATGCACCGGTTGCCGAGTTACGTGAGAAATTTGAAACTGTTTTGAATGAGCCGGGTGTAGTTGGGCTTTCGATTGCGACAAGACCGGACTGTTTGCCAGATGATGTGGTGGAATATTTAGCTGAGTTGAATGAACGTACTTATTTATGGTTGGAGCTTGGATTGCAGTCTGCTCATGATGAGACTGGCCGCTTAATCAACCGGGCGCATGATTATGATTGTTATCTAGAAGGAGTGCACAAACTGCAAAAGCACAATATCCGGATTTGTACCCACATTATTAACGGTCTTCCAAAAGAAACACCAGAAATGATGATGGAAACAACGCGGAAAGTAGTCGAAAGTGGCGTGGATGGTATCAAAATCCATTTGCTCCATTTATTAAAAGGAACGCCAATGGTAGAAGATTATAAAAAAGGTGACTTAGAATTTTTAACTCGGGATGGCTATGTAAACTTAGTCGCTGATCAACTAGAGATCTTACCGCCTGAGATGGTTATTCACCGGATTACTGGTGATGGTGGCGTAGATGATTTAATTGGCCCTGTTTGGAGTTTAAATAAGTTTGAAGTGTTGAATGCGATTGATGCAGAACTTGTTCGAAGAGATAGCTGGCAAGGGAAACACTATCAACCTGTGGAAGTGATTTCTGAATGA
- a CDS encoding class I SAM-dependent methyltransferase, whose protein sequence is MNLRGILPFAHDTLRKVVRPGDYVIDATCGNGHDTLLLAELVGINGHVLGFDIQQMAVDATKARLENAGVSSQVELVCASHARIPAYTSRPVRAAIFNLGYLPGGDKEITTTADSTLESIGHLMQLLEVGGVIILVIYHGHPAGKIEKDAVVTFCEAIPQQDFHVLSYQFINQKNDAPFVIIIEKRKPRQAN, encoded by the coding sequence ATGAATTTAAGAGGCATTCTCCCCTTCGCTCATGATACGCTACGAAAAGTAGTTCGTCCTGGTGATTATGTGATTGACGCCACTTGTGGTAATGGACACGATACGCTTTTATTAGCGGAACTTGTTGGTATTAATGGGCATGTACTTGGATTTGATATTCAACAAATGGCTGTTGATGCGACGAAGGCTCGTTTAGAAAATGCGGGTGTTTCTTCGCAAGTGGAGCTCGTTTGCGCTAGCCATGCACGTATCCCTGCGTACACATCCAGACCTGTTCGCGCCGCTATTTTTAATCTTGGATATTTACCAGGTGGCGACAAAGAAATTACAACAACCGCTGATTCGACGCTAGAAAGCATTGGTCATTTAATGCAGCTGCTCGAAGTTGGTGGCGTCATTATTCTCGTTATATATCACGGCCACCCTGCTGGAAAAATCGAAAAAGATGCTGTTGTGACTTTTTGTGAAGCAATCCCACAACAAGATTTCCACGTTTTATCTTATCAATTTATTAATCAAAAAAATGATGCCCCATTCGTCATTATCATCGAAAAAAGAAAACCTAGACAGGCTAATTAA
- the asnB gene encoding asparagine synthase (glutamine-hydrolyzing), with amino-acid sequence MCGFVGCVHDRITEITGADKETFRQMNSMITHRGPDDEGYFTDDHVQFGFRRLSIIDVENGHQPLTYENERYWIIFNGEVYNYVELREQLVAEGMTFETESDTEVIIATYAKYKEKTAERLRGMFGFVIWDKQEELVYGARDPFGIKPFFYAEEDGKLFMGSEKKSILHALKEKELDEVSLQNYMTYQFVPEPDSLTKNVKRLEPGHQFTKKIGQPMEITTYWKASFAPVTKSEDAWIKEVRDVMYDSVKMHMRSDVPVGSFLSGGIDSSIIAAIAKEYHPAIKTFSVGFERDGFSEIDVAKETADKLGVENISYVISPEEYMKELPKIVWHMDDPLADPAAIPLYFLSREARKQVTVALSGEGADELFGGYNIYNEPNSLAMFNKMPSVFKSMLNSVARIMPEGMRGKSFLERGTTPMEERYIGNAKMFTEKEKQILLPKYQAGHDYTNITDPFYAETTNYHPVERMQYIDIHTWLRGDILLKADRMTMANSLEVRVPFLDKEVYNVARNIPDTMKTTNGTTKYILRKAAATFVPEHVLNRRKLGFPVPIRHWLKDEMNAWVKNIIKESPTDHLINKQYVLGLLDDHCAGKFDYSRKIWTVVIFMIWYDVYVADKYDFGK; translated from the coding sequence ATGTGTGGATTTGTAGGATGCGTACATGACCGCATTACAGAAATTACTGGCGCTGATAAAGAAACCTTTAGACAAATGAACAGTATGATTACGCACCGTGGGCCAGATGATGAAGGATACTTCACAGATGATCACGTGCAGTTTGGTTTCCGCCGTTTAAGTATTATTGATGTAGAAAACGGTCATCAACCGTTAACGTATGAAAATGAACGTTACTGGATTATTTTTAATGGAGAAGTTTATAACTATGTGGAACTCCGTGAGCAATTAGTTGCTGAAGGAATGACATTTGAAACCGAAAGTGATACCGAAGTAATTATCGCTACATATGCGAAATACAAAGAAAAAACAGCAGAACGTCTTCGTGGGATGTTTGGTTTCGTTATTTGGGATAAACAAGAAGAACTTGTTTACGGCGCACGCGACCCATTTGGCATTAAACCATTTTTCTATGCAGAAGAAGATGGCAAATTGTTCATGGGTTCTGAAAAGAAATCCATTCTACATGCTTTAAAAGAAAAAGAATTGGATGAAGTTTCATTACAAAACTATATGACTTACCAATTCGTTCCAGAACCAGATTCCTTAACTAAAAATGTAAAACGTTTAGAACCAGGACATCAGTTCACGAAGAAAATTGGTCAACCAATGGAAATTACTACTTATTGGAAAGCATCTTTTGCACCAGTAACTAAATCAGAAGACGCATGGATTAAAGAAGTGCGTGACGTAATGTACGATTCTGTAAAAATGCATATGCGCTCTGATGTACCAGTTGGTTCATTCCTATCTGGTGGTATTGATTCATCGATTATTGCTGCGATTGCTAAAGAATATCATCCTGCAATCAAAACATTCTCTGTTGGTTTTGAACGCGATGGTTTCAGTGAAATCGATGTCGCAAAAGAAACAGCAGACAAACTTGGCGTAGAAAACATTAGTTATGTTATCTCACCTGAAGAATATATGAAAGAATTACCAAAAATTGTTTGGCATATGGATGATCCACTTGCTGATCCAGCTGCTATTCCGCTTTACTTCTTATCAAGAGAAGCGCGCAAACAAGTAACGGTTGCATTGTCCGGTGAAGGTGCAGATGAACTTTTCGGTGGTTATAACATTTATAACGAACCGAATTCCCTTGCGATGTTTAACAAAATGCCAAGCGTATTTAAATCAATGCTAAATAGCGTGGCGCGCATTATGCCAGAAGGTATGCGTGGTAAAAGTTTCTTAGAACGTGGAACCACTCCGATGGAAGAACGCTATATCGGAAACGCCAAAATGTTCACGGAAAAAGAAAAACAAATTTTACTTCCAAAATATCAAGCTGGTCATGACTATACGAACATTACAGATCCATTTTATGCAGAAACAACGAATTATCATCCTGTAGAAAGAATGCAGTACATTGATATTCATACGTGGCTTCGCGGCGATATTCTTCTCAAAGCTGACCGCATGACGATGGCTAATTCGCTGGAAGTCCGTGTACCTTTCCTTGATAAAGAAGTGTACAATGTGGCAAGAAATATTCCAGATACAATGAAAACAACCAATGGAACAACCAAATATATCTTACGTAAAGCGGCAGCAACATTTGTACCAGAACACGTACTTAACCGCCGTAAACTAGGATTCCCAGTACCAATTCGTCACTGGTTAAAAGACGAAATGAACGCTTGGGTTAAAAACATCATTAAAGAATCACCAACAGATCATTTAATTAACAAACAATACGTTCTAGGATTACTAGACGATCACTGTGCCGGTAAATTCGACTACAGTCGTAAAATCTGGACAGTTGTTATTTTCATGATTTGGTATGATGTATACGTAGCAGATAAATACGATTTTGGAAAATAA
- the metK gene encoding methionine adenosyltransferase — translation MAKNRHLFTSESVSDGHPDKIADQISDAILDAIISKDPDARVACETTVTTGLVLVAGEITTSVYVDIPKIVRDTIKEIGYTRAKYGFDAETCAVLTAIDEQSPDIAQGVDEALESRSGKEIDAAIEAIGAGDQGLMFGFATDETEELMPLPIFLAHGLARKLTELRKTNKLDYLRPDAKTQVTVEYDEFNQPVRIDTIVVSTQHHPDITQEQIAKDLHTYLFPEVIDASFLDEDTKYFINPTGRFVIGGPLGDAGLTGRKIIVDTYGGYARHGGGAFSGKDPTKVDRSGAYAARYVAKNIVAAGLAKKVEVQVAYAIGVARPVSISIDTYGTSDYSEQELIDGVNELFDLRPAGIIHMLDLRRPIYRQTAAFGHFGRSDLDLPWERTDKAEALKKLIVK, via the coding sequence TTGGCTAAGAACCGTCATCTATTTACATCAGAATCGGTTTCTGATGGACATCCAGATAAAATTGCAGATCAAATATCTGATGCAATTTTAGATGCAATTATTTCAAAAGATCCGGACGCACGTGTCGCTTGTGAGACTACTGTGACAACGGGTTTAGTATTAGTAGCAGGTGAGATTACCACCTCTGTTTATGTGGATATTCCTAAAATCGTGCGTGATACAATTAAAGAAATCGGCTATACACGTGCAAAATATGGTTTCGATGCAGAAACGTGTGCCGTTTTAACAGCGATTGATGAACAATCCCCAGATATTGCGCAAGGAGTCGACGAAGCACTAGAATCAAGAAGTGGTAAGGAAATCGATGCGGCTATTGAAGCAATCGGAGCGGGAGACCAAGGATTAATGTTCGGTTTTGCAACAGATGAAACAGAAGAATTAATGCCACTGCCAATCTTTTTAGCACATGGCTTAGCACGTAAGTTAACAGAATTACGTAAAACAAATAAATTAGACTACTTGCGTCCCGATGCGAAAACACAAGTAACGGTGGAATACGATGAATTTAATCAACCAGTTCGGATTGATACAATTGTTGTTTCGACGCAACATCATCCGGACATTACGCAAGAGCAAATCGCAAAAGACTTGCACACGTACCTTTTCCCAGAAGTGATTGATGCCTCTTTCTTAGATGAAGATACGAAATACTTTATTAATCCAACTGGTCGCTTTGTTATTGGTGGTCCTCTTGGCGATGCGGGCTTAACTGGGCGTAAAATTATCGTGGATACATACGGTGGTTATGCGCGTCACGGCGGGGGAGCGTTCTCCGGTAAAGATCCGACCAAAGTTGACCGATCGGGCGCTTATGCTGCAAGGTATGTAGCTAAAAATATCGTTGCTGCAGGACTTGCTAAAAAAGTAGAAGTACAAGTCGCGTATGCTATCGGAGTTGCTCGTCCAGTTTCCATTTCGATTGACACATATGGAACAAGTGACTATTCAGAACAAGAATTAATTGATGGCGTTAATGAGCTATTTGATTTACGCCCAGCTGGGATAATTCATATGCTTGATTTGCGTCGCCCAATTTATCGTCAAACAGCTGCATTTGGTCATTTTGGCCGTAGCGATCTTGATTTACCTTGGGAAAGAACCGATAAAGCAGAAGCCTTAAAAAAATTAATCGTAAAATAA
- the lapB gene encoding surface-anchored adhesin LapB: protein MKSKFFTGMMIFLLALICLTGMKAEAKSVGDISPDDISPEISDNRFQSAEGKVLPNFEVDMSISDQSNGKLSIDEDFELTSDGDIILIGTVQGQYIQGTPILNENGQLNKIPNRDQGIIMRVDRTTKKVEWARVVNYEDGNYNSQYAADKWFSSYKSITTNSSKSAFYVGGEVVNYYGDSGGGSTLIVKSIDANGNFQIAHKSYVSYGVPSRSDLTYAYFMDIQMEGNTLIMSASARYAAQGKQFIRYTLEPASLSITKNEFNPLDNTFWAKYQRTDVLKIDNKGLMAYNADVNGANQLKMSIRESENNYKEITLFDSVPEILANSSPYIFMEDRGDGNVFVVMSTPTTWYIALVNIASEQVVETKKMTMNSSTTLNSVIYSEGKGLLLGGSTHAEESIFGSEPLNKNNGYYLALGNDLNVTDSQILRTNQHNSLTTIINGVGNKVDGFFSYDGLNNDGYIQNVEYPNTYDVNPNGAMIFAEFNLQPAPVLDTGNPILAFYQGERRADFDELEGVKAYSGIDSSDITKSITKNTFDLYTVGVQQQLYQIEYLPGSGNKTTGTRNIQLLHPLETPKLEKSYADSHGAFKVGEVVPANAIHAFNGLDSANNVTYVVTAVDDEKITVDASIKRTEGTKTAVISKEITLMTSTADETAVIDVTSVALAAGKYTSLTDVRSEGHFHIYAETMDNVSIDPKYVKLTEDPENPVDWNAPGVYYVTASLDPASGYTAKDVKVSVAVVDVGSPKVISVNMKPYNPTTALVVAEDDINGAGVYKINWAIKDANGLIIQQGVEESGATIRVQTPVPIDLSTLNDGNYTLSVSAADRIGHTSEASEKAFTVDRQAPVVTADDKITYEINTKKTEEQFLNDVNVKTEAGAVIKTNFDTMVRMDSPGDYTVLVEATDAAGNQSDPIYVIVTVEDTVAPIISADEAISYNQGNTRTEAQFLADIHATTDEPATITSDFADQVKFDTPGVYAVTLKANDISGNQAIPRTVNVTVKDVIAPVITADEAIIYEKGITKSATDFLTDVHAATNDGSAITSNFATVVDLNTPGDYDVTLNSTDAGGNKSDPITVTVTVRDTTPPVITADTTITYEKGTTKTAAAFLTDVNATTNDGSAVTSNFNPNSLKQVGTYQVTLSAIDENGNYALPVKVTVIVQDTQKPVISSSATSITYERGEKKQETGFFLDLAIKTDDGTPVTSDFDTAVNLDTAGSYTVTLNAEDESGNKADPVTITVIVADTEKPIITADTTITYAKGTTKTAAQFLTDIHATTNDGSTITSNFDPTVLTQEGTYKVVLNAKDDSNNEADPVTVTITVVDTKGPIINALNTITYERTINKNEADFLADIEATTDDGSTITTDFNSKDLDTVGTYTVTLNAEDASGNKATPVKVTMKVEDNIPPIITADQSITYERGITKTEQAFYTDINAATSDNSAISSDFSKIDLTKTGNYEVLLQATDQSGNKALPLKINVLVQDTIAPVIKTTSREITNERGVPMTEQQLLARIGANTDDGSKITTDYNPAIVNTSGDYLVHLYAVDAAGNQATPVEITIHVKDTTAPIITADKKISYPVGTDKTVTEFLQDIHATTDDGSKITTDFDPNMLKTKGTYTIHLNAVDADGNKAKTIDVSLTVEEKVTPPTPPTPPTPPTPDDGGNNTNNGSNGTNDRNANITVNPTKQNTTATNESIPALGDTTSTIPVIVGMFLLATSLVLIRRK from the coding sequence ATGAAAAGTAAATTTTTTACAGGTATGATGATTTTTTTGCTAGCATTAATTTGTCTTACTGGAATGAAAGCAGAAGCAAAATCGGTGGGAGATATTTCTCCAGATGATATTTCACCGGAAATTTCGGATAATCGCTTTCAATCTGCAGAAGGGAAAGTTTTGCCTAATTTTGAGGTAGACATGTCAATTAGTGATCAAAGTAACGGGAAATTATCGATTGATGAGGATTTTGAATTAACCTCAGATGGTGATATTATTTTGATTGGAACAGTGCAAGGTCAGTACATACAAGGAACCCCCATTTTAAATGAAAATGGGCAATTAAATAAAATTCCAAACCGTGATCAAGGGATTATAATGCGTGTCGATCGAACCACAAAAAAAGTGGAGTGGGCACGTGTTGTTAACTATGAGGACGGTAATTACAATTCACAATATGCAGCTGACAAATGGTTTAGTTCGTATAAATCGATTACAACCAACTCGAGTAAATCTGCCTTTTATGTTGGCGGGGAAGTAGTCAATTATTACGGTGATTCTGGTGGTGGTAGTACATTAATTGTAAAATCAATTGATGCAAATGGTAACTTTCAAATAGCCCATAAATCATACGTTAGTTACGGTGTTCCATCAAGATCAGATCTAACCTATGCCTATTTTATGGATATTCAAATGGAAGGTAACACATTAATCATGTCAGCTTCAGCTAGGTATGCTGCTCAAGGGAAACAGTTTATTCGGTATACTTTAGAACCAGCTTCATTATCGATTACTAAAAATGAATTTAACCCATTAGATAACACTTTCTGGGCCAAATATCAAAGGACCGATGTTCTTAAAATCGATAATAAAGGTCTAATGGCTTATAACGCAGATGTAAATGGTGCGAACCAACTTAAAATGTCTATTCGTGAATCAGAAAATAATTATAAAGAAATTACTTTATTTGATTCTGTTCCTGAAATTTTAGCAAATTCTTCTCCTTATATATTTATGGAAGATCGTGGCGATGGGAATGTGTTTGTGGTCATGTCAACCCCCACCACATGGTATATCGCGCTTGTTAATATCGCGTCAGAACAAGTAGTTGAGACGAAAAAAATGACGATGAACTCCTCTACAACGCTAAACAGTGTGATTTACAGTGAAGGAAAAGGTCTGCTTTTAGGTGGTAGTACACACGCAGAAGAAAGCATTTTCGGCAGTGAGCCATTGAATAAAAATAACGGATATTATTTAGCGCTTGGAAATGATTTGAACGTAACGGATAGCCAGATTTTAAGAACGAATCAACATAATTCATTGACCACTATTATTAATGGCGTCGGCAATAAAGTAGATGGTTTCTTTAGCTATGACGGATTAAATAATGATGGATATATCCAAAATGTAGAGTACCCGAACACCTATGATGTGAACCCGAATGGAGCGATGATTTTTGCAGAATTTAATTTGCAACCAGCTCCAGTGCTTGATACAGGTAATCCAATTTTAGCATTTTATCAAGGGGAACGTCGTGCAGATTTTGATGAACTGGAAGGGGTGAAAGCATACTCTGGAATTGATTCATCAGATATAACAAAATCTATCACTAAAAATACGTTTGATTTATATACTGTAGGCGTACAACAGCAACTTTATCAAATTGAATATTTGCCAGGTAGTGGAAATAAAACCACTGGTACACGAAATATCCAATTGCTTCACCCACTTGAGACCCCAAAACTAGAGAAAAGCTACGCAGATAGCCATGGAGCTTTTAAAGTTGGTGAAGTAGTTCCTGCAAATGCTATTCATGCATTTAATGGTTTAGATAGTGCTAACAATGTGACTTATGTAGTTACCGCAGTAGATGATGAGAAAATAACTGTAGATGCTTCAATTAAGCGAACAGAAGGAACGAAAACAGCTGTAATTAGTAAGGAAATTACACTTATGACTTCGACAGCTGATGAAACTGCAGTAATCGATGTGACGAGTGTGGCTCTAGCAGCTGGGAAGTATACATCCTTAACAGATGTTCGAAGTGAAGGGCATTTTCATATTTATGCAGAAACCATGGATAACGTGTCCATCGATCCTAAATACGTTAAACTAACAGAAGACCCTGAAAACCCAGTTGATTGGAATGCGCCAGGTGTTTATTATGTGACTGCATCACTTGACCCGGCGAGTGGATATACAGCGAAAGATGTGAAAGTAAGTGTCGCTGTAGTTGATGTTGGAAGTCCGAAAGTTATTTCTGTAAACATGAAACCGTACAATCCAACAACCGCTCTTGTCGTTGCGGAAGATGATATTAATGGCGCAGGCGTATATAAAATCAACTGGGCAATTAAAGACGCGAATGGACTTATTATCCAACAAGGTGTGGAAGAGAGTGGTGCTACCATTCGAGTTCAAACGCCAGTTCCAATTGATCTCTCTACATTGAATGATGGCAATTATACCTTGTCAGTATCAGCGGCTGACAGAATTGGTCATACATCAGAAGCTTCAGAAAAAGCGTTCACAGTAGACAGACAAGCGCCAGTTGTGACAGCTGACGACAAGATCACGTATGAAATAAACACCAAGAAAACAGAAGAGCAATTTTTAAACGATGTAAATGTAAAAACGGAAGCCGGAGCGGTGATTAAAACCAATTTTGATACGATGGTGAGAATGGATTCGCCAGGCGATTATACGGTTTTAGTGGAAGCTACCGATGCAGCGGGCAACCAATCTGATCCCATTTATGTCATTGTAACAGTAGAAGATACGGTAGCACCGATTATAAGTGCAGACGAAGCGATTAGTTATAACCAGGGAAATACACGAACAGAAGCACAATTTCTGGCTGATATTCATGCAACAACAGATGAACCAGCAACGATTACAAGTGATTTTGCGGATCAAGTGAAATTTGATACACCAGGAGTCTACGCAGTCACATTAAAGGCAAACGATATTAGCGGAAACCAAGCAATACCAAGAACAGTAAATGTCACAGTTAAAGATGTCATTGCTCCAGTAATTACAGCAGATGAAGCGATTATTTACGAAAAAGGCATAACCAAATCTGCTACTGATTTCTTAACAGATGTGCATGCTGCTACAAACGATGGCTCGGCAATCACCTCTAATTTTGCAACGGTAGTAGATTTAAATACACCGGGGGATTACGATGTCACACTTAACTCGACAGATGCAGGTGGCAATAAATCTGACCCAATCACCGTAACAGTTACCGTACGTGATACAACACCACCAGTTATTACAGCAGATACAACTATCACTTACGAAAAAGGAACCACGAAAACTGCAGCTGCCTTTTTAACGGATGTAAATGCAACAACGAATGACGGCTCAGCAGTAACTTCTAACTTCAACCCAAATAGTTTGAAGCAAGTAGGGACTTATCAAGTGACGTTAAGCGCTATTGATGAAAATGGGAACTATGCTTTGCCAGTCAAGGTAACTGTTATTGTGCAAGATACGCAAAAACCTGTAATATCATCTAGTGCCACAAGCATTACGTATGAACGCGGCGAAAAGAAACAAGAAACAGGATTCTTCCTAGATTTAGCTATTAAAACGGATGACGGCACACCAGTTACAAGTGATTTTGATACAGCGGTAAATCTGGATACAGCGGGAAGTTATACTGTGACGCTAAACGCAGAAGACGAAAGTGGCAATAAAGCAGATCCAGTCACTATTACCGTCATTGTCGCTGATACAGAAAAACCAATTATCACAGCAGATACAACGATAACCTACGCAAAAGGAACAACCAAAACTGCTGCTCAATTTTTAACAGATATCCACGCAACGACGAATGATGGATCAACCATCACGAGCAATTTTGACCCAACTGTCCTTACGCAAGAAGGAACTTACAAAGTCGTATTAAATGCAAAAGATGATAGCAACAACGAAGCAGATCCAGTAACTGTTACTATCACCGTGGTAGATACAAAAGGACCGATTATCAATGCATTAAATACAATCACCTATGAAAGAACTATCAATAAAAACGAAGCGGATTTTTTAGCAGATATTGAAGCAACTACAGATGATGGCTCTACAATAACAACGGATTTTAATAGTAAAGATCTTGATACGGTTGGTACCTACACAGTCACATTAAATGCAGAGGATGCAAGTGGCAATAAAGCAACGCCCGTAAAAGTGACAATGAAAGTAGAAGATAACATTCCTCCCATCATCACAGCTGACCAATCAATCACTTACGAAAGAGGCATTACAAAAACAGAGCAAGCTTTCTACACCGATATTAATGCCGCAACAAGTGACAACAGCGCAATCAGCTCTGATTTTTCGAAAATCGATTTAACAAAAACAGGAAATTATGAAGTCTTACTCCAAGCAACGGATCAAAGTGGAAACAAAGCATTGCCACTTAAAATTAATGTGCTAGTTCAAGATACTATCGCTCCGGTTATAAAAACAACCAGCCGAGAAATAACAAACGAGCGTGGTGTACCAATGACCGAACAACAACTACTTGCAAGAATTGGCGCCAATACAGATGACGGTTCCAAAATAACCACCGATTATAACCCTGCAATTGTTAACACATCAGGGGATTATCTAGTTCATCTGTATGCTGTTGATGCCGCAGGGAACCAAGCCACACCTGTAGAAATTACTATTCATGTAAAGGATACTACCGCGCCAATCATTACGGCAGATAAGAAAATTAGTTATCCTGTTGGAACAGATAAAACGGTAACGGAATTTTTACAAGACATTCATGCTACAACGGACGATGGTTCTAAAATCACGACAGATTTCGATCCAAATATGTTGAAAACAAAAGGAACATATACTATCCACTTAAATGCAGTAGATGCAGACGGGAATAAAGCTAAGACAATCGATGTAAGCCTCACAGTAGAAGAGAAAGTGACGCCGCCGACACCACCGACACCACCGACACCACCGACACCAGATGATGGTGGAAATAATACGAATAACGGCAGCAATGGGACAAATGATAGAAACGCCAATATAACGGTAAATCCTACCAAGCAAAATACTACCGCTACAAATGAAAGCATCCCAGCATTAGGTGATACAACATCAACTATTCCAGTTATCGTAGGTATGTTCCTTTTAGCCACTTCACTTGTTCTTATTAGACGCAAATAA
- a CDS encoding L-lactate dehydrogenase, giving the protein MKRKVGIIGTGHVGSDVAFSLVTQGICDEIVLIDKIETKAESEALELRDMASMTNSYTTITSNDWSALGDADVIVMAVGPETLLREDRMEELVETSRSVAEIVPKIIASGFKGIFVNITNPCDVITMLIQKLSGFDHSRVFGTGTSLDTARMRRVVGEALHINPKSVEGYVLGEHGESQFVAWSTVKIGGVSITDYKTTTQLDLPALKDAVRGGGWNILMGKGWTSFGIATAAAGIVDAILTDAKQVFPLAVFSEKTNTYIGQPAIIGANGVIDILEPKLTTDEVANFNASAEVIKTAFQLIE; this is encoded by the coding sequence TTGAAACGGAAGGTTGGAATAATTGGTACTGGTCATGTTGGGAGCGACGTGGCTTTTTCCCTCGTAACTCAAGGGATTTGTGATGAAATTGTGTTAATAGATAAAATCGAAACTAAAGCAGAAAGTGAAGCGTTAGAACTGCGCGATATGGCTTCGATGACGAATTCGTATACTACAATAACTTCGAATGACTGGAGCGCACTAGGTGATGCCGATGTCATTGTCATGGCTGTTGGTCCAGAAACGTTACTGCGCGAGGATCGTATGGAAGAGCTCGTTGAAACAAGTCGGTCAGTGGCTGAGATTGTACCAAAAATTATCGCATCGGGGTTTAAAGGGATTTTTGTGAATATTACGAATCCATGTGATGTGATTACGATGCTTATTCAGAAATTATCTGGGTTTGATCATTCACGAGTATTTGGGACGGGAACATCACTTGATACAGCAAGAATGAGACGAGTAGTAGGAGAAGCATTACATATTAATCCAAAGAGTGTGGAAGGATACGTTCTTGGCGAGCATGGTGAATCACAATTCGTTGCTTGGTCTACGGTGAAAATTGGCGGGGTAAGCATCACGGATTATAAAACAACAACACAACTTGATTTACCAGCATTAAAAGATGCAGTTCGTGGTGGTGGTTGGAATATTTTAATGGGCAAAGGCTGGACGAGTTTTGGAATAGCCACAGCTGCAGCGGGGATTGTCGATGCGATTTTAACAGATGCTAAACAAGTTTTTCCATTAGCTGTATTTTCCGAAAAAACAAATACGTACATCGGACAACCAGCAATCATTGGTGCAAATGGCGTGATAGATATTTTAGAACCGAAACTAACTACAGATGAAGTGGCTAATTTTAATGCATCAGCTGAAGTTATTAAAACAGCTTTTCAGTTAATTGAATAA